A stretch of Coleofasciculaceae cyanobacterium DNA encodes these proteins:
- a CDS encoding cofactor assembly of complex C subunit B, which yields MNLPVISSTFFLTLLMMIGLFFFIRASVKDRTKQIQLVPAESADILLKQLQEYFEARAYRLTAVNAENKLIVFKGFVQPSLFLAILLSFLAVVGLSCLVLVLFLLFPNVNNLLFWLLVLIAPLAGVFYWRKAGRWEEVLLQVTSRTNSPNLVTVTAHRDELIKLQENLSVKTVE from the coding sequence GTGAACCTGCCAGTTATTTCCTCGACCTTTTTTTTGACCCTGTTGATGATGATCGGGTTATTTTTCTTCATTCGCGCTTCAGTCAAAGATCGTACCAAGCAGATACAGCTTGTTCCTGCTGAATCTGCAGATATTTTGCTTAAACAATTGCAAGAATATTTTGAAGCCAGGGCTTACCGACTAACCGCCGTTAATGCAGAAAATAAGCTGATTGTTTTCAAAGGATTTGTACAGCCCAGCCTTTTCTTAGCTATATTGTTAAGTTTTTTAGCGGTAGTAGGTTTATCTTGTTTGGTTTTGGTGTTGTTTTTGCTGTTTCCTAATGTTAACAATCTATTATTTTGGCTATTGGTTTTGATTGCACCCTTAGCTGGCGTTTTTTATTGGCGTAAAGCTGGTCGCTGGGAAGAAGTGTTATTACAGGTCACATCTAGAACAAATAGCCCTAATTTAGTCACCGTTACTGCTCATCGAGATGAGTTGATTAAACTACAGGAAAACCTGTCGGTGAAAACAGTGGAATAA
- a CDS encoding polysaccharide biosynthesis tyrosine autokinase, producing MPDRSSDRSTYLPSKDRNGNGIGLRNANDTYAYSLPVVDQSGEAEGDSIDLRQLTSIVKHRLRLICGVVAGVTALSAIVTFNQEAKYEGSFKLLVEPVTEEQDDTLSILQQDLGGLDYETQIKVLQSPRVLEPIVKNLSTKYSEIEYDELIKPKRSPLKIEQLDETKIIEVSYVDGDPNKIQFVLDNLAEAYLRYSLEERRVEVRQGIDFVERQLPEVRSRVDRLQGKLQKFRQRYNLLDPEQQAGILARQRVDFEQKYFNTQAELKETKSLYALLQNQLRLEPQQALAASYLSESPRYQNLLDELQQVEVELAKESSRFSDQNPVVQALEDKKTRLLALLQQEASGILGQNLTNAVENTPNLTSPSSLRLGLNQKYIEAANKIEILELRERVLQGAIAELNSLTKQMPVIARQYTDLNRQLIVATESLNRFLTAQEELQLQGAQQALPWQAISQPSVAENPISPNPVRNLALGLVSGLMLGCAAALLAERLDPVFHSSEELKERIKLPILGLIPVQKDLKPLDELLVEPKKEKVNLPRLQIGNNTLNLNRSFKASPRSAVDSKQKWYGASPFLESFRSLNTNIKLLGSDTSIRSFVISSSIPSEGKSTVSCHLAQAAAAMEQKVLLIDADLRRPQVHRWIGIENQEGLSNVLATGLDVEEAIVKVPQWENLSIITAGEIPPDPTRLLSSQKMYALMERLKSSRKYDLIIYDTPPILGFADGRILSSRTDGVILVVRIGKTDRSLLKQNIDNIKMSNVPVLGVVANQVNRTTSSYHYYNHYYADRQ from the coding sequence ATGCCCGATAGAAGTTCAGATCGTTCTACTTATCTTCCTTCAAAAGATAGAAATGGTAATGGGATTGGTCTTAGAAATGCAAACGATACCTATGCCTATTCCTTACCTGTGGTTGACCAATCAGGAGAAGCCGAAGGAGATAGTATCGATCTACGTCAATTAACCAGTATAGTTAAACATCGCTTGCGTTTAATTTGTGGTGTAGTTGCTGGCGTAACTGCTTTATCGGCAATTGTAACTTTTAATCAGGAAGCAAAGTATGAGGGTAGTTTCAAACTTTTAGTCGAGCCGGTAACCGAAGAGCAAGACGATACTCTTTCAATATTGCAGCAGGATTTAGGAGGATTAGACTATGAAACTCAAATTAAAGTACTGCAAAGCCCTCGCGTTCTCGAACCAATCGTCAAAAATCTGTCTACTAAGTATTCAGAAATCGAATATGATGAGCTAATCAAGCCGAAAAGGTCTCCCCTAAAAATTGAGCAGCTAGACGAAACCAAAATAATAGAGGTGTCCTACGTTGATGGCGATCCAAACAAAATTCAGTTTGTTTTAGATAATTTGGCAGAAGCTTATCTGCGTTATTCTTTAGAAGAAAGAAGAGTAGAAGTTAGACAAGGTATTGATTTCGTTGAGAGGCAATTACCAGAGGTAAGGTCAAGAGTTGATCGGTTGCAAGGTAAGCTACAAAAATTTCGTCAGCGATACAATCTATTAGATCCAGAACAGCAAGCAGGAATATTAGCCAGGCAGCGGGTTGATTTTGAGCAAAAATACTTTAATACTCAGGCTGAATTAAAAGAAACAAAATCTTTATACGCCTTGCTCCAAAATCAGCTGAGATTGGAACCGCAACAGGCGTTAGCTGCAAGCTATCTAAGCGAATCACCACGATACCAAAATTTGCTAGATGAGCTACAGCAAGTCGAGGTAGAGCTAGCTAAAGAATCTTCCCGCTTTTCAGACCAGAATCCAGTTGTTCAAGCTTTGGAAGATAAAAAAACTCGTTTACTTGCACTGTTGCAGCAGGAAGCCAGTGGAATTTTAGGTCAAAATTTGACCAATGCAGTAGAAAACACGCCAAATTTAACTTCTCCTAGCTCTTTACGCCTGGGACTCAACCAAAAGTATATTGAAGCCGCTAATAAAATCGAAATACTTGAGCTTAGAGAGCGGGTTCTACAAGGAGCGATCGCTGAGTTGAATAGTTTGACCAAGCAAATGCCTGTTATCGCCCGTCAATATACTGATTTAAACAGACAGCTAATTGTAGCCACCGAGAGTTTAAACCGCTTTTTAACTGCTCAAGAAGAATTACAGCTTCAAGGAGCGCAGCAAGCGCTTCCCTGGCAAGCGATTTCACAACCTAGCGTAGCGGAAAATCCTATATCTCCTAATCCTGTTCGTAACCTGGCGTTAGGCTTAGTTTCTGGTTTAATGTTAGGTTGTGCCGCAGCACTATTAGCAGAGCGTCTCGATCCAGTTTTTCACTCTTCAGAAGAGCTAAAAGAGAGAATAAAATTGCCTATATTAGGTTTGATTCCAGTACAAAAAGATCTCAAACCTTTAGATGAATTATTAGTAGAACCTAAAAAAGAAAAAGTTAATTTGCCTCGATTACAAATTGGTAACAACACTCTTAATCTCAATCGCTCTTTTAAAGCTTCGCCAAGGTCTGCTGTCGATAGTAAGCAAAAATGGTATGGTGCTTCTCCTTTCTTAGAGTCTTTTCGCTCTCTTAACACTAATATCAAGCTTTTAGGCTCTGACACTTCAATCCGCTCTTTTGTAATTAGCTCCTCTATTCCCTCGGAAGGAAAATCGACTGTCTCCTGTCATTTAGCACAGGCAGCAGCAGCAATGGAGCAAAAAGTCTTATTAATTGATGCCGATCTGCGCCGTCCTCAAGTTCATCGCTGGATTGGGATTGAGAATCAAGAAGGCTTGAGTAACGTTTTAGCTACTGGCCTAGACGTTGAAGAAGCAATTGTCAAAGTTCCTCAGTGGGAAAATTTATCTATCATCACGGCAGGAGAAATTCCCCCAGATCCGACTCGCTTACTCTCCTCTCAAAAAATGTACGCTTTGATGGAACGTTTAAAAAGCAGTAGAAAATATGACTTAATTATTTACGATACTCCACCAATATTAGGATTTGCCGACGGTAGAATTTTATCAAGTCGTACTGATGGAGTGATATTGGTAGTCAGAATTGGCAAGACCGATCGCTCTTTACTTAAGCAAAATATTGATAATATTAAAATGTCTAACGTGCCCGTTCTAGGAGTAGTCGCAAATCAGGTCAACCGCACTACTAGCTCTTATCATTACTATAATCATTATTATGCCGATCGCCAGTAA
- a CDS encoding polysaccharide biosynthesis/export family protein — protein MKITSVLYQLFLERVNSYSAIALFFCLALASAPAIAQDNTIELQDTNSGQSSTEPQQFNYRDLPPLENQTAPSSNPTQVTAPIPPANVEFATEETDYTLGAGDTINLNIFQVEEYSGQYPVLVDGTISLPLVGRVDVRGLSLKQTSDVVSKEYATYLKRPIITVGLVTPRPLRIGIAGEIDNPGAYEVALTAENPQFPTVTDMLEQAGGITTIADVRNVRVTRENKGKEVVYNANLWDLLTRNQIRQDISLRDGDTIFVPTTDKINTSELDRLAQSSFGLQSDKPIKIAVVGEVYRPGSHFIQPGLLSRDSINVANQGKEESIPPRLSQAISAANGIKPLADIKQVEIKRTAWNGEEKTIAVNLWEVIQSGDTSQDIILQEGDKVLIPQAKAPTEEERRQLASATFSPETITVNVVGEVVTPGPVEVEPNTPLNQAILAAGGFDTQRANSKEVELVSLKPNGTVEKRKIQVDFGAEVNDETNPVLGQNDVVVVGRSGTTATSDSIGNVTSPLGGLFGLFNAIF, from the coding sequence TATAGCGCAATCGCTTTATTCTTCTGTTTGGCTCTTGCATCGGCTCCAGCAATTGCTCAGGACAACACTATTGAATTACAAGATACAAATTCAGGACAATCATCAACTGAACCACAACAATTCAACTATAGAGATTTACCACCCCTAGAAAACCAGACAGCTCCTAGCTCTAACCCTACACAAGTTACAGCTCCTATACCTCCAGCTAACGTAGAATTTGCGACTGAGGAAACTGACTATACTTTGGGAGCTGGCGATACAATCAATCTCAATATCTTCCAGGTAGAAGAATATAGCGGACAATATCCTGTTTTGGTAGATGGTACTATTAGTCTGCCCTTAGTTGGTCGAGTTGATGTTAGAGGTTTGAGTCTCAAGCAAACTTCTGATGTAGTTTCTAAAGAGTATGCAACTTATCTTAAAAGACCAATTATTACTGTTGGTTTAGTTACACCTCGCCCCTTAAGAATTGGTATTGCGGGAGAAATAGACAATCCAGGAGCTTATGAGGTTGCTCTAACTGCTGAGAATCCTCAGTTTCCTACCGTCACTGATATGCTAGAACAAGCTGGCGGTATTACTACTATTGCTGACGTGCGTAACGTCAGAGTGACCAGAGAAAATAAGGGCAAAGAAGTTGTTTACAATGCTAATCTTTGGGATCTACTAACCAGAAATCAAATTAGGCAGGATATCTCTCTTCGAGATGGAGACACTATCTTTGTACCTACAACTGATAAAATTAATACTTCTGAACTAGATCGTTTAGCTCAATCTAGCTTTGGCTTACAATCAGACAAACCGATCAAGATAGCGGTAGTAGGAGAAGTGTATCGTCCAGGTTCTCATTTTATTCAACCAGGACTACTCAGCAGAGATAGTATTAATGTAGCTAATCAAGGAAAAGAAGAGTCAATTCCTCCCAGACTTTCTCAGGCTATTAGTGCTGCTAATGGTATCAAACCTCTAGCAGATATTAAACAAGTAGAGATTAAACGTACTGCCTGGAATGGTGAAGAAAAGACGATTGCGGTTAATCTATGGGAGGTTATTCAATCTGGAGATACTAGCCAAGATATTATTTTGCAAGAAGGAGATAAAGTCCTTATTCCTCAAGCAAAGGCACCTACCGAAGAAGAAAGACGTCAACTTGCCTCAGCTACTTTTTCTCCAGAGACAATTACAGTTAATGTCGTAGGAGAAGTAGTTACCCCAGGTCCTGTAGAAGTAGAGCCAAACACTCCGCTCAACCAGGCTATTTTAGCTGCTGGTGGATTTGATACTCAGCGTGCCAACAGTAAGGAGGTCGAACTGGTTAGCCTTAAGCCAAACGGTACGGTAGAAAAGCGAAAAATTCAAGTCGATTTTGGCGCAGAAGTTAATGACGAAACTAATCCAGTTCTCGGTCAAAACGATGTAGTGGTCGTTGGTCGTTCTGGTACAACCGCAACTAGCGATAGTATTGGTAATGTAACTAGCCCTCTTGGGGGTCTATTTGGTTTATTTAATGCCATCTTTTAG